The genomic interval TCCGGGGGGGCTGGTGATTCTGCCTGTGAACCTCGCCAAGGGGCTGGAGTTCAGCGCGGCGATCGTGGCAAGTGCGAACGCGGAAACCTACGATGAAAGCACCGAGTACGAGCGGCGGCTGCTGTACGTGTCCGTGAGCCGCGCGCTGCACTGGCTGGCGCTGGTGAGTGTGGGGGACCTGCACCCCCTGATCGCCTGACATCAGGGCACCGTTGCGCCCCCGGCCGGGCCGGCCTCTGCCTGAGGGCGCCTTTCGGCGCGGCTCACCCGCACCGGCCGGGGGGCGGAGCACAGTGGGGCATGGATGATCAGAAAACCACGGGCGGGCTGCCGGAGGACACCGGCAACAGCATGAGTGAGCGCAGCGTGCAGGGCGAGTCCGGCACCGGTGAGACCGACACCCCGGTGGCGAGCGGCCACACGGCCGGAAGGCGCGAGGCGGAGGACCAGCCGGACGCCGGTGCGTCCGGCACGACCTTCGATGCGGGCAGCAGCATCCCGGGCCGCTGAACAGAGGCAAGGCAGGCGCCCCGCTTTCCTGTGCGGGGCGCCTGCCTTGCGTGGGATCAGTTCTGGGTTTTCAGGAACCAGTACACGTTGGCAATATCCGAATCGGTAAGTTGCGCGTCTGTGAACCGGGGCATCACGGCGCTGAGTTCACGCTCGGGCGTCTTGCCCTCGCGCAAGGTGGTGGTGAACTGCGCCAGCGTCCAGGCCTTCGGGCCGTCCGCGTTCACGAGGCTGGGGCCCACGCCGCCCTTGGCTTCTGCGCCGTGGCAGCCGGCGCAGTTGCTCGCGAACGTCTTCGCGCCGGCCTGGCCGTCGCCCTGGGTTTCGGCGCCTTCGGCCATTTCGGCGGGCTGCTGGCCGGTCTGCCCCGAATCATCCTGGTCCAGGTCGCTGCCTTCGGTGGTGGCGCCGGACGGCTGACTGCCCGTGGCGGTGCGGCCGCTGGCGGCCACGGCGCCTTCCTCACCGCTCTGCGTGCCGCCGGTCGTGTCGGCCATCACGTTGCCCTGGGGTTGGGTGGGGTTCTCTGCGCCCACCGCGGTGGTCGTGGAGCTTTCCGGGCTGGGCGGCTCGTCGCTGTTGCGCGCGGCGTTCCCTTCGGTGGTGCC from Deinococcus taeanensis carries:
- a CDS encoding c-type cytochrome, whose product is MKNTFVVTITLLLALTIGGSIAGYNTAVHHEEAGHEKPRGDGTTEGNAARNSDEPPSPESSTTTAVGAENPTQPQGNVMADTTGGTQSGEEGAVAASGRTATGSQPSGATTEGSDLDQDDSGQTGQQPAEMAEGAETQGDGQAGAKTFASNCAGCHGAEAKGGVGPSLVNADGPKAWTLAQFTTTLREGKTPERELSAVMPRFTDAQLTDSDIANVYWFLKTQN
- a CDS encoding ATP-binding domain-containing protein, encoding MILPVNLAKGLEFSAAIVASANAETYDESTEYERRLLYVSVSRALHWLALVSVGDLHPLIA